DNA sequence from the Flavobacteriales bacterium genome:
CGCTCGAATCAGTTCTGGAAGCATACCGCCACCAGTTCGAGAATCGCGAGCAATCCGTGGAGCGGATACGCACCTTTCATGAAGACATCATGCGGGACCTGTTTCCATTCGGTGAGAATGAGGTCTGGAACGAAGTAGAGGATCTATTCATTCAACTGAAGGAAAGCTTGGAGCAAGCCCCCGACACGGGTCATCAAGCCTATGCAGAAGTGATCAGTATCGGAGAACTCCTTTCCACCCATATCGTAAGCGCTTACCTGAATTCTGTGGGGATTCTCAATGAATGGGCAGATGCTCGTGAATTGATCTGTACCGATAGCAGACCAGAAGAGGCCAAAGTTGACCTGAAGAAAAGTCAACAGCGCATACAACAGCACAGAAACGAATTGATCACAGGTGGTGCGCTTCATGAGGAGGATGAACTGCTGGTGATGACCCAGGGTTTCATCGGATCCAACGGGGAAAATGTGACCACCCTCGGTCGCGAAGGCTCCGACTTCACAGCAGGTATCCTGGCCTGGTCACTGGATGCACAGGAGGTATCCATTTGGAAAGATGTGCCAGGCATGCTCAATGCAGACCCAAAATACTTCCCTAAGGCTCAGACCATCGAAAAGCTGAGCTATAAAGAGGCGATAGAGCTGAGCTACTATGGAGCTTCCGTCATCCACCCAAAGACCCTCAAGCCCCTCCA
Encoded proteins:
- a CDS encoding aspartate kinase gives rise to the protein MKVYKFGGASVKDAESVRNVAHIIEEYNDGELWVVVSAMGKTTNALESVLEAYRHQFENREQSVERIRTFHEDIMRDLFPFGENEVWNEVEDLFIQLKESLEQAPDTGHQAYAEVISIGELLSTHIVSAYLNSVGILNEWADARELICTDSRPEEAKVDLKKSQQRIQQHRNELITGGALHEEDELLVMTQGFIGSNGENVTTLGREGSDFTAGILAWSLDAQEVSIWKDVPGMLNADPKYFPKAQTIEKLSYKEAIELSYYGASVIHPKTLKPLQNKNIPLYVRSFNDPDKGGTLIHEDDSKDQDHTSYIFKQNQVLVSIIPTDFSFIMEDNLSEIFKAMSEQGLRANLVQNSALSLSICLDDKGQRVDDFRDSLSGSFRILYNQGLSLVTVRHYDEKTIQRLLEGREVLVEQRSRQTARYVVRGGFTLST